In Sorex araneus isolate mSorAra2 chromosome 11, mSorAra2.pri, whole genome shotgun sequence, the sequence AGCTGTCCTTTGAACCCAGGCTGATGCATGGGGCTCTATACCCAAACACCCTGCACCAGGCACTGGCTGGCTCCAGATGCTGGGATGGACCTTCTCTCCAGTATGTCATAGATATTCTCATATTCTCGGGGTTCTCAATCCCTGTTGCACAGACCTAGGGTGTGCCATGGAAGGTTCTGGGGACCCCTGTGTTGTGGGGCTTGTCCCTGCGTTTAGAAACTCTGGCCAGATTACTGGGAGTCCCTAAGAGCCCCTTTTTGCTGCCTTTTCTGCAATTTCTAAGCATCTGCCCTGAATTCAGGGTAGACTCACAATGGCCTCTCTGAACCCCTCTAAGCCCATGTCTTCAGGTTCTCCCCCTTTCCCACAGTGGTCGGAGCCTGGCCAGTCCAAGGAAACTCCTTGCTGCTGGACACAGCCCAGATATCTCTGGGCAGGGCTCCTGAGACCGGGGTCAGGGGCAGATGCCAAGTCTTCCCACTGGCTGGGCTTAAGGTttctccctgcagcccccgcACCCTTCCACTGCTCTTTTGGCCCAGCCTTTGGCAGAGATAAAGGTACACTAACTCAAAATTGTTAATAGGGCCAGGAGTTATTGTACAGCCCTGTTCTGCCTTCTTTGAGTCCTCTTCAGGCGCCTGGCAAGGGCCAGCCCTGGCTCCCAGGGGTCCCACCCAGGAGGAGAGTCCAGGAGGGTCCTCTCAGCACAGATGGCACAGGAGCTGAGGGTCAGCACAAGTCTGGGCTGTCTGCTAGGCTAGCAGAGTGGGCACAGGCCCCACACAGTTCTGCACCAAGATTAGTGAAGACCCAAGATGGGCTGAAGCCAAGCCCAGGCACCCTTGGGGCAACCATCCCCATGGCAATGCGCTGGTCAGTTTGCAGCCAGCTCTGCTGGAGCCAGGTACATATCCTGGATTTACCCCCTTCCTACTCACCTTTGTCAGAGGCAGGAAGAGCCTGGTGGGTTCTTTACCACAGAGAACTGTGGCCAGTTGGCATCACCCAGAGATGGGTAAGCCTGAGGGCAGGTGGGGAGTACCTGCCTTGTAGCACATGGGGCCTGGCCGCTTCCAGGCAAAGCCAGCATCTTGGTGCCTTCAGCACTTCCTGCAGCCCCCTTTCTGGTTGGTGGAAGCCAATTCCAACCTGCATTCCTCTACTGGCACgaaccccactcccaccccagcccagcagcAACTCCTGGCTTCAAATCTCACCATCCTGGGTCACAAAGTGCCTGGGCTGTGTTCTCCACGCAGTTGGAAgatgagtggggtgggggggagccgggGGCAGAGAGGACCTGAGCAAAGGCCAAGAGATCAGGACCCAAGGGCCAACTCTGGCAGGAGGTCATGCCTGAGGGGAGCCAGAGCATGAGTGGGGTCTAGACAGAGAACAGGACACAGAGGAGAAGGTGTTCAAGCCATTTACTAAGCAaatcctctccctcccccacaagcTGTGCCAGAGCACAGtaccccagccccactcccaggATCTGGTGTCCATACGTCTGGCCTGGGAGCTGGCTAGGGTGAGGCCGAGAGGTTCAAGCCAAGTGTCGGTTCTCTTGGACTCAGGTCCCGCTGATGATGAGGGTCAGCAAATGTGTCCCAAAGCCCAGACAGCTCGACCCTCAGCTCCTGCCCTTTTAGAGCCAGCAGAAGCTGCTGGGATGTACTTGGGCACCCACTTTCCCTTGGGCCAGGCTGAGGAGCGGCATCTTCCATCCTTCGCGAGGCCACTGGACCCGTGCCCCACCCTCTTCCTCTCCAGAGCCAGCAGTTCACACAGAGAAACCGAGCAGGTCCTGCCAAGTGTGTGTCACTTGCTCTGGACAGGGGGCGGCCCAGGATCCTGTGAGTGGCATTTTGAAAGAATGGGCCGCTAGCATAGGGCTGGTCAGTCCCGGCCATGAGCAGCGTCCAGGCAACAGCTGGGCGTTCCACCGAGCCTGTGCGCGGGGCGGACCTCGGTCGGTGAAAGGTGCACCTGGCCCGTTCTCCGGTTCACAGGCGCGCGGCCGGCGCGAGGACTCCCGCCGTTCCCGGCGCCCTCAGACGTAGTTCTTCTTGTCGTAGTCGGCGCTGGCTGCGGGCCGTCGAGGCGGCGCTGAGTACTTCACCGGGAAGCCGAGGTCAGGCCGGCCGGTGCAGACCCAGGCGCCGCAGCACATGATCCCGCCGCCGCACATGAGCAGCGCCGTCGCCGCCCAGCCGATGTACAGAGCAGCTCCCAGCTCGTACTTCTGCGATACAGGGATGGTCGGGTCGTAGAACTCGCGGACCACGATGTTGGCGAACCAGCAAAGCGGCACGAGCGCCAGCAGCCCGCAGACCGCGTAGAGCACGCCGCCCGTGAGGGCCAAGCGCGCCTTGCTGGGGCCCGGCGCCACGCAGTTGGTGCACTGCGCGCCCGCCAGGCTCACGAAGAGCGCGACGAGCGCCAGCAGCACGGCGCCCACGGTGAGCGCGCGCGCCGCCTGCACCTCGGGGCTCAGCGCCAGCACCGAGTCGTACACCTTGCACTGCATCTGCCCGGTGCTCTGCACCACGCACGACATCCACAGCCCTTTCCAGGCGGTCTGCGCCGTCACGATGTTGTGGTCCAAGAACGCAGTCACCTGCCACATGGGCAGTCCACACGCCAGGATCAAGCCCACCCAACCCACAAGACACAGCACCAAGCCGAGGATCTCCAACGCCGCCGACCCCATGGCTGGAGGAGAGACGGGCGTCCGACGGCCCCGGACACTCCGGGCGAACGCCGCGGTGCCTCTGCCGAGCCGCTCGCTCGGCGTCCCGCTGGGGCTCCTAGTGCGTCTGCGCCCGCGCTCCCCGCTCACCGCCCGCGGTCCACTTGCCCTGAGCTTCTGTCGGTCTGCGGGCTCCGCGGGGTGGGCTTAGTATTTGAAGGCTCGGGGCGGGCTCTGTTCCCGGGACacgcccccgccccagcagccAATCCTGGTACAGACCACCGACCCCTCCGCCAATCACATCGCCTCGGGCAGCCGGTGAGGAAAACAACAGCGCGTGAGGGTAGCGGAGTGCCCTGGGACCGCTCCGGCTTGGAGGCTGTCCACAATCCCCTTACCCGAGCTCGGGACCTAGGTGCGGCCGAGGGCCTTCGGGACTGGCCTGGGGGCCCTCCCCCGCCACTTTAAGACCCTGGGCCCGCATCTAAATCCCCTCTGACACACCCCCGAAACGCCTGATGGCCCCTAATCCCAAACCCCTGGTCTTCATTGGTCCCTGTCCACGGTCTGTTACATCTCTTTCCCGTCACTACCCACGCAGAAGCCAGGGAAGGGGGGCACCTCGCCTCAGCCCAGCGTAGCACGGCCTTTACCTCTGGGAGTTTGCTCTGGAATAAGACGCACCCTGTCCCCTTCTCCTCCGACTCCATACCATGGTGATTCTCTGGTGAATGGCCAGGCAAGTCTGTACCGGTGAGGCTCGGGGCTCCCCCTTCATTCAAAGTTCTGCCCAGTGTCACTGCCCAGTGGATTCACCGTCTCTCTGAGGGGCGTAAGGCCCCAAACTGGCCACACAGGGGCCTCTCCATTGCCTTCTTTGCGACCCCCCTGAGCTCCTGCAGCCTCCAGGCTCCCCAGATTTCCCACCTTCACCAAGGCAGCTCCTCTTTCCAAGATGGGAgtccaggctgctgggggacacCGCTGCAGGAAGCTTCCACTGTCTCCCTGAACCCTGCACCTCAGCAGCCCTAGAGCAGCCGGAGAGCCCAAGCTGACAGGAGAGACATGAGGGGACAGGAGGACTATTTTCAGGTCTCTACTAGTGGTACCCTTgacaccccagcccccccccccagtcaccCTCCGGAAGCCAACTTGGAGTTTCCTGGCCCGGAGGAAGAGCCCCATCCTCACTGGAGAAGGGAGGCGCGGATTTCCGGGCATTCTTCTGTACAATGGCCCAGCCTGTTTCTCAAAAGGCCCACTGGGATGGACTCTAGGCCCCTCTGAGGCCCAGATGGGGGCACCAGTCCCTCTCTGGccacccttcccccactcccttcAACCAGAAGCAGTGAGTCTGAGCTGTCCTGAAGGGCTGGTCCTGGGCAGCAGGGCCTTGTGCCAGcccaggcagtgtgtgtgtgtgtgtgtgtgtgtgtgtgtgcgcgcgtgtgtgtgtgtgtgtgtgtgtagggagctACTCCCGCTCCACTCCCTGGCATCTGGGGCTGAGCCCTGAACCCTCACCACATGGAGAGGCACCCAAGGCTGCCCTCCTTTGTGGAGAATGGGTGGGGTTTGTCCCCTTTCTCACCCCCTACGTCACCTCCTTGCATGGGTCAACTCTGGGGATCACAGCCCCCTCCTGCCACATCCTGCCTCCGTCTCTCTGCCTCTTCATCCTGCAGCAGACCTCAGCTACTCCTCCACCCCGCAGACTGCCCCCATCTGCTCCatccaccctaccctgcctcacCCCATGTCTGATTCAGGCTCCTACCCAGGGTTCCACCCCAGCCTCCATGCTGCTGTGCCTACCCAAGCCACCCCCAGTAGTCTGGACTCTGTTCTCCCCCCTTGGGCTGTTCCTCAGGATAGCTGCTCCCCACATCCACCCACCCTTCTGAACCCTTCCCTGATTAGACTCCGCCTAACACTCTCCGTGGCTAGTGATGCCCGAGGACACTGTGCTGACTGAGATGCGTCTACCCACCTGCACCTGCCCTGCCTGACCTGCGGCACAcacttcacccccacccctgacaaACCCAGAGACCCCCAAACTTTCTGGGTCTGccaccctcttcttttcttttcttttgctttctttttttcttttcttttttctttcttcctctcctcctcctcctcctcctctttttgggtcacacccagcgatgctcaggaattactcctggctctgcactcaggaatcactcctggcggtgctcgggggaccatatgggatgctgggaatcgaacccgggtcagccacatgcaaggcaaatgccctatcagctgtgctatcgctccagccccatgccacccTCTTTACAGAAAAGAATCATGCAGgaattaaagaaggaaatcaacCTTCCTTAAGTGAACACACAGAAAATGTCCCTCCTAATTGCATCCAAAGTCACTACTGCTCCCCATCCTTTCTGACTACCCCGTaggtatcacccactttgggaaatggCTCTAGATGCTCAGACAGGCTGTCTCTCACTCCTGGTCTCTGCCTACAGTGTTCTTTGAGTGGAACTTACTCATTTTCTCAGTTATGTAGCTGAGGTCACTTCCTTCCGGACACCCCTCCGTCCTAACCCCATCGTGGATCACAAAGGCCCAAGATGGAACTGTCCACTTGCTTATTGGCCTTCCTCCCAGTATCTAGGAATGAGCTTCAGGCACCTGCCCTGAGCATGGAGTGAGGTTGTCTGTAACCTCAGCTGACCCCTGGCTGCCTGCCACCTGCTCCAGCCAGCCTGGGTCTGCCAGCAGCATCAACTCCCCCACTCGCCCTTTTGACCCATCTAAGGgcccaccccagcctgactcccCAGGGTGGCCTGCTTTGCTCATGCACCTTTGGTGCAGACACAGGTACAGTACAGATATAGATACTTGGGGACCTGATTTtgacccccccccaacactgTGTAGGTTGCTACCCCAGCTAAGAGAAAGTCAGTtcagaggctgaagcaatagcacagtgggtagggcatttgccttgcacgtggccgacctgggtttgattcccagcatcccatatagttctctgagcaccgccaggggtagttcctgagtgcatgagccaggagtaacccctatatattgccgggtatgacccaaaaagagaaaaaaaagagagaaggtcAGTTCAGACCAGGGAAGGACACTGGCCAGGGTCGGCCAACCCCCTGAAGGGGTGTTGTGACTGCCTACAGCACATCAAGAACTGTGTCTAGGCAAGGTGAACACTGGGGAGTGCCTGCCTTGACAAGTGGCAGTGAATGTGCCTTAGTCATTAAATCGATCTGtttcagaaagaagaaagggctggCAATGGGACATGGAGTGATGAGGCTCTCTGTGAGGAGGTGACAATTGTGTCAAGACTAGGGTGGGGATCATATGAGAACTCAAAGGTGGGAAGGGGTGTGATACAAAGGGAGGCTTGGGAGAGTGAGGGTCACATGGAGGTCTGGGGCCTGCAGTGCTTCCAAGGGACTAGAATCCTTGATCCCTGGTGAGGGGCTCACGGCTCTGCTCACACAGGCCAAGGCCACCTGCTATTCAGCCGCTATTGTTCTGCTTTCCCAGGGGAAGTGCGGCAGGATCTCATTAATTGTGAGGAAAAGGCCTGAGTCGGCAGAAAAGCAGAGTTTATCCTGAGCAGCTGCCGGCTGACCCTGCGCCAGCAGGGAGATCTGGTGAGCGCCCAAGGACAATCTGAAGTGAAGTCCCAGAGTCCTGGGGACTGGAGTCTGGAACGCCCCTAATTAAGGGCTTTCATTTCCAGAAAAGGGGAAAACAAGGTTCCTGCTATCCGGAAACTTTGATCCAGAATGTTTCCCTTGAGGGCGGCTGATGTTTGTGCAGCCTCCCACACTGCATCACTAGGTGCCCTTTCTTGGTGCTCCAGGAGGCTGTATGTCTCCATGGCCCCCAGTCACACTCAGAGGGACTGAGGCACTCTGCACCAAGGGCGAAGGGCTGCTTGCTTCTCTGACGCACGGAATTCCCTGGGTGGGCGCTGCTCATCTGACTGTGACAGCGTTGTTGGTGGGCCTTGTGATCAGGATGGCCCTGTGATCTCTGTGATCACCCTGTGATCACCCTGTGATCCCGGTGTTGATCTCTGTGGTGAGCTACTTAGGCCATAGCCTGGACACtctttgcctcagtttctccagtaGGAATGATGAGGTCTCTGGGGGTTGCAAGGTTAAACTGGTGGGAAGCAGGGAGCTGTCACTAATTCTGGAACTTCTGCAGCTGTTCGTCAGCACCCTTTGGGATCATCCTGGGTTCCTTGGACCCTCCTGATTCCATCTGAACTTGAGAACTGTCCCTCAGAGAGGGTGCCTGGGGCTTAGGGTCAATATGGGAGGGCCCCATGAGCAGGGGACTTGGGGTTGGAAGCCCCATCAAGCAGTCCCAAGGATCCTGTTGACTCTTTACGAACCTCACCAGGTGGGATCTCTGCATGGTTCACAGTCCCGTGGGGGAGGCAGCCAAGCTCTGGGGAATGGAAATGGTGACTCCCTCCCATACCTCAGGGGCCTCTCTATTTTCCTTCTACCAACGGTTCTTCCTTCTCTGCTCAGTACACTTTACAAAGCTCTCAGTCTTTCTACTTAATACCTAGAGGATTCTTGACCTTTCTGTTCCACCCAGCATCACATTGTAAACATATACCTCTCTATCAAGAGCACCCTCATGGTCACAGCAGTTTCTATCTATGAGCAGACGGCGTTAGGAGTGGC encodes:
- the CLDN5 gene encoding claudin-5 translates to MGSAALEILGLVLCLVGWVGLILACGLPMWQVTAFLDHNIVTAQTAWKGLWMSCVVQSTGQMQCKVYDSVLALSPEVQAARALTVGAVLLALVALFVSLAGAQCTNCVAPGPSKARLALTGGVLYAVCGLLALVPLCWFANIVVREFYDPTIPVSQKYELGAALYIGWAATALLMCGGGIMCCGAWVCTGRPDLGFPVKYSAPPRRPAASADYDKKNYV